Proteins found in one Promicromonospora sukumoe genomic segment:
- a CDS encoding GNAT family N-acetyltransferase, producing MSTPTTLHTFTTSTRLGEVTIEPVDPVRDAELVQRWLAHPASSYWQMADLHVDDVREYLAGIASRPNEDAWLGRVDGEPLFLTETYDPSLLLDGVHDTQPGDLGMHLLVAPPATPRHGLTDTVMTAVMRFCLTTRGALRVVVEPDVGNRKIAAKNAAAGFRVLREVDLGSGAHAKRAALSVATRADFAASALGDGFPADGAGAGSHREPATHRPDPMIATHLTAPLMEHAHRHLAAKALAELAHERLFAPEPESDTDGAYRLDLDGVTYRFTARRYALEHWVIDPDSIRRTADAGVRGVVVLPVDVLELVAELQPLLQVPDALLATYLEELSATLASAAAKRERELDGTTPSVAGLLEAARTASGTHATAEAFQQVEAAMSEGHPSFVANNGRIGFSLRDYRAYAPERGERLRMLWLAARREHSHLALSADQTEAGHYGGPDTPGELSDAERAAFADRLDARGHDPADYLYLPVHPWQWEHRVAVTFAADVARGDLVPLGPGSDEYQAQQSIRTMFNRTRPERHYVKVALAIQNMGFLRGLSPAYMRATPAINDWVADLVTSDETLRRNGFGVLRELASVGYTGDVYHRTPQPNPHRKMLAALWRESPVPRLEPGERLVTMASLLHRDAGGAAFVTGLVRESGVAPQEWLRAYLDAYLYPLVHCLLTYELAFMPHGENLILVLRDGVVRRAIMKDIGEEVAVLGQGPLPDAVARIRAAVDDDEKALAVFTDVFDGVLRHLSGILAEDGVLPEDRFWALVAETIDRHAAEHPDVHAATGIDLRAARFAHSCLNRLQLRNTLQMVDLTNQSESLIYAGSLANPVRRGETSTERRI from the coding sequence GTGAGCACCCCGACGACACTGCACACCTTCACGACGTCGACCCGGCTCGGCGAGGTGACGATCGAGCCGGTCGACCCGGTGCGCGATGCCGAGCTGGTGCAGCGCTGGCTGGCGCACCCCGCGTCGTCGTACTGGCAGATGGCCGACCTGCACGTCGACGACGTGCGCGAGTACCTGGCCGGCATCGCCTCGCGCCCGAACGAGGACGCCTGGCTCGGCCGCGTCGACGGAGAGCCGCTGTTCCTCACCGAGACGTACGACCCGTCCCTCCTGCTCGACGGCGTGCACGACACGCAGCCCGGCGACCTCGGCATGCACCTGCTCGTCGCCCCGCCCGCGACGCCGCGGCACGGCCTGACCGACACCGTCATGACGGCGGTCATGCGGTTCTGCCTGACCACCAGGGGCGCGCTCCGCGTCGTCGTCGAGCCCGACGTCGGCAACCGGAAGATCGCCGCCAAGAACGCCGCCGCGGGGTTCCGCGTGCTCCGCGAGGTGGACCTCGGCAGCGGCGCGCACGCCAAGCGCGCGGCGCTCAGCGTCGCGACCCGCGCCGACTTCGCGGCCTCCGCGCTCGGCGACGGCTTCCCGGCTGACGGCGCCGGGGCCGGCTCGCACCGCGAGCCCGCGACCCACAGGCCCGACCCCATGATCGCGACGCACCTGACCGCGCCGCTCATGGAGCACGCCCACCGGCACCTCGCCGCCAAGGCGCTCGCGGAGCTCGCCCACGAGCGGCTCTTCGCGCCGGAGCCGGAGAGCGACACCGACGGCGCCTACCGTCTCGACCTGGACGGCGTCACCTACCGGTTCACCGCGCGCCGCTACGCCCTGGAGCACTGGGTCATCGACCCGGACTCGATCCGCCGCACGGCCGACGCCGGGGTGCGCGGCGTCGTCGTCCTGCCCGTGGACGTGCTGGAGCTGGTCGCCGAGCTGCAGCCGCTGCTCCAGGTGCCCGACGCGCTCCTGGCGACGTACCTCGAAGAGCTGTCGGCCACCCTGGCGAGCGCGGCCGCGAAGCGGGAGCGTGAGCTCGACGGCACCACGCCGTCGGTGGCGGGACTGCTGGAGGCGGCCCGGACGGCGTCCGGCACGCACGCCACCGCCGAGGCGTTCCAGCAGGTCGAGGCCGCGATGTCCGAGGGGCACCCGAGCTTCGTCGCGAACAACGGCCGCATCGGCTTCTCCCTGCGCGACTACCGCGCCTACGCCCCCGAGCGCGGTGAGCGCCTGCGCATGCTGTGGCTCGCCGCGCGCCGCGAGCACAGCCACCTCGCGCTGTCCGCCGACCAGACCGAGGCCGGCCACTACGGCGGCCCCGACACCCCGGGCGAGCTGTCCGACGCCGAGCGCGCCGCGTTCGCCGACCGCCTGGACGCCCGCGGCCACGACCCCGCCGACTACCTCTACCTGCCGGTGCACCCCTGGCAGTGGGAGCACCGCGTGGCGGTCACGTTCGCCGCCGACGTCGCGCGCGGCGACCTCGTGCCGCTCGGCCCCGGCTCGGACGAGTACCAGGCCCAGCAGTCGATCCGCACCATGTTCAACCGCACCCGCCCCGAGCGGCACTACGTCAAGGTGGCGCTCGCGATCCAGAACATGGGGTTCCTGCGCGGGCTGTCCCCGGCCTACATGCGGGCCACGCCCGCGATCAACGACTGGGTCGCCGACCTGGTTACGAGCGACGAGACCCTGCGCCGCAACGGCTTCGGCGTGCTGCGCGAGCTCGCCTCCGTCGGCTACACGGGCGACGTCTACCACCGCACGCCCCAGCCCAACCCGCACCGCAAGATGCTCGCCGCCCTGTGGCGCGAGTCGCCCGTGCCCCGGCTGGAGCCCGGCGAGCGCCTGGTCACCATGGCGAGCCTGCTGCATCGCGACGCGGGAGGGGCGGCCTTCGTCACCGGCCTGGTCCGCGAGTCCGGCGTCGCGCCGCAGGAGTGGCTGCGCGCCTACCTCGACGCCTACCTGTACCCGCTGGTGCACTGCCTGCTCACCTACGAGCTCGCGTTCATGCCCCACGGGGAGAACCTCATCCTCGTGCTGCGCGACGGCGTCGTGCGGCGCGCCATCATGAAGGACATCGGCGAGGAGGTCGCCGTCCTGGGGCAGGGCCCGCTGCCCGACGCCGTCGCGCGCATCCGCGCCGCCGTGGACGACGACGAGAAGGCGCTCGCGGTCTTCACCGACGTGTTCGACGGCGTGCTGCGGCACCTGTCGGGCATTCTCGCGGAGGACGGCGTGCTGCCCGAGGACCGGTTCTGGGCGCTGGTCGCCGAGACCATCGACCGGCACGCGGCCGAGCACCCTGACGTGCACGCCGCCACGGGCATCGACCTGCGGGCCGCGCGCTTCGCGCACTCCTGCCTGAACCGCCTCCAGCTGCGCAACACCCTGCAGATGGTGGACCTGACCAACCAGTCCGAGTCGCTGATCTACGCGGGTTCGCTCGCGAACCCCGTGCGGCGCGGCGAGACGAGCACCGAGAGACGGATCTAA
- a CDS encoding lysine N(6)-hydroxylase/L-ornithine N(5)-oxygenase family protein codes for MSADLTTAGQVKVHDLLGIGIGPFDLGLAALAQPLPDVDAVFLDQRDGFSWHAGMLIEGTTLQVPFLADLVTMADPTSPYSFLAWLKATGRLYPFYIRESFYPLRAEYDQYCRWVAEQLPSLRWGRRVTSVVRVADPSARAGASSGGGGYLFEVTAETAHGVEKYCAKHLVLGTGTQPRLPAFLEGLAGAGGSDGAAGAGPVVHTSDYLPRRDDLRAAGSVTVVGSGQSAAEVYRDLLEDCGTGPGEHRVDWVTRSPRFFPMEYTKLTLEMTSPEYTDHYVSLPIEQRDVLGREQRNLYKGISGDLIDDIYDTLYRKSALGTEVPTTLLSDTEVVAARFDPAGTDAAGAEGRGEYVLTLRHAQLGTTAEHRTRAIVAATGYAASVPEFLAPGLVNLDARGRYAVTRDYTVDDDKRIHVVNGEEHTHGVTAPDLGFGAWRNSVILANVTGREPYPIERRIAFQQFGLPDGGVPAAEPDTRATKPRPTDNEMEAAR; via the coding sequence ATGAGCGCGGACCTGACGACCGCCGGACAGGTGAAGGTCCACGACCTGCTCGGCATCGGCATCGGTCCGTTCGACCTGGGCCTCGCGGCGCTCGCCCAGCCCCTGCCCGACGTCGACGCCGTCTTCCTGGACCAGCGCGACGGCTTCTCCTGGCACGCCGGGATGCTGATCGAGGGCACCACGCTCCAGGTCCCGTTCCTGGCCGACCTGGTGACGATGGCGGACCCGACGTCGCCCTACTCGTTCCTGGCCTGGCTCAAGGCGACGGGGCGGCTGTACCCGTTCTACATCCGCGAGTCGTTCTACCCGCTGCGCGCCGAGTACGACCAGTACTGCCGCTGGGTGGCCGAGCAGCTCCCGAGCCTGCGCTGGGGGAGGCGCGTGACGAGCGTGGTCCGGGTCGCGGACCCGTCCGCCCGAGCGGGTGCGTCGTCGGGCGGGGGCGGCTACCTGTTCGAGGTGACCGCCGAGACCGCCCACGGCGTCGAGAAATACTGTGCCAAGCACCTCGTGCTCGGCACCGGCACCCAGCCGCGGCTGCCGGCCTTCCTGGAGGGCCTGGCGGGGGCCGGGGGTTCCGACGGCGCGGCGGGCGCGGGTCCCGTGGTGCACACCAGCGACTACCTGCCGCGCCGGGACGACCTGCGCGCCGCGGGCTCGGTCACGGTGGTGGGCAGCGGGCAGTCCGCGGCCGAGGTGTACCGCGACCTGCTGGAGGACTGCGGCACCGGCCCGGGGGAGCACCGCGTGGACTGGGTGACCCGCTCGCCCCGGTTCTTCCCGATGGAGTACACGAAGCTGACGCTCGAGATGACGTCGCCCGAGTACACCGACCACTACGTCTCGCTCCCGATCGAGCAGCGCGACGTGCTGGGGCGCGAGCAGCGCAACCTCTACAAGGGCATCAGCGGCGACCTGATCGACGACATCTACGACACCCTGTACCGCAAGTCCGCGCTGGGTACCGAGGTGCCGACCACGCTGCTGTCCGACACGGAGGTGGTCGCGGCCCGCTTCGACCCCGCCGGTACGGATGCCGCCGGCGCCGAGGGCAGGGGCGAGTACGTCCTGACCCTGCGCCACGCCCAGCTCGGCACGACGGCGGAGCACCGCACCCGCGCGATCGTCGCGGCCACGGGCTACGCCGCCTCGGTGCCGGAGTTCCTGGCCCCCGGCCTGGTCAACCTCGACGCCCGCGGCCGCTACGCCGTGACCCGCGACTACACCGTGGACGACGACAAGCGCATCCACGTCGTCAACGGCGAGGAGCACACCCACGGCGTCACCGCCCCCGACCTCGGCTTCGGCGCCTGGCGCAACTCCGTGATCCTCGCGAACGTCACCGGCCGCGAGCCGTACCCGATCGAGCGCCGCATCGCCTTCCAGCAGTTCGGCCTGCCCGACGGCGGGGTCCCCGCCGCCGAGCCCGACACCCGGGCGACCAAACCGCGACCGACCGACAACGAGATGGAGGCCGCCCGGTGA
- a CDS encoding pyridoxal phosphate-dependent decarboxylase family protein: MPSRLPAVTQPVPSAPSPGANHDTTALLRGATASTYADTVRAVADDIAARLTSVTQPFSGASRAELQRLVDAVDLDGPPSGTQEALREAADLYATHAIWFHEPTYAAHLNCPVALPAVGAETMLAAINTSVDTYDQSTVATLMERRLVEWTAGRIGFPLDGDRPDGADGIFTSGGTQSNFQALFLARERSRRDGTRLESMRILATSASHFSVAKSALLLGLPRDAVVEVGTDTEGRMSADALGETLVDIERTGDTVIAVVATAGTTDRGRIDPLGPIADLCDAVGTWLHVDAAYGCGLLVSPARRHLLDGIERARSVTVDFHKSFFQPVSSSALIVRERADLAPVAWHADYLNPSEELGEPTPDLNQVDKSLQTTRRFDALKLWVTLRALGADGIGAMVDAVCDLTAAVHQDLATDRDFRLVGGTDLSTVLFRYEPDGLDVERADALVPQVRRVLFDSGRTLVAKTVIDGRPCLKLTLLNPDATLADIRGVLELVRSAAHGLLAGEALADTEEPPCRDVHPRLARSEEEAR, encoded by the coding sequence ATGCCCTCACGCCTGCCCGCAGTGACGCAGCCAGTGCCCAGCGCGCCCTCCCCGGGTGCGAACCACGACACGACCGCGTTGTTGCGCGGGGCCACCGCGAGCACCTATGCGGACACGGTCCGCGCGGTCGCCGACGACATCGCCGCCCGGCTCACGTCGGTGACCCAGCCGTTCTCGGGGGCCAGCCGCGCCGAGCTGCAGCGCCTGGTGGACGCCGTCGACCTGGACGGCCCGCCGTCGGGCACCCAGGAGGCGCTGCGCGAGGCCGCGGACCTGTACGCGACGCATGCGATCTGGTTCCACGAGCCCACGTACGCCGCGCACCTGAACTGCCCCGTCGCGCTGCCCGCCGTCGGCGCGGAGACGATGCTGGCCGCGATCAACACCTCCGTGGACACCTACGACCAGTCCACGGTCGCCACGCTCATGGAGCGCCGCCTGGTGGAGTGGACGGCGGGCCGCATCGGCTTCCCGCTCGACGGAGACCGGCCCGACGGCGCCGACGGCATCTTCACCTCGGGCGGCACCCAGTCGAACTTCCAGGCCCTGTTCCTGGCCCGCGAGCGGTCGCGCCGCGACGGCACCCGCCTGGAGTCGATGCGCATCCTCGCCACGTCCGCGAGCCACTTCAGCGTCGCCAAGTCGGCGCTGCTGCTCGGCCTGCCGCGCGACGCCGTGGTCGAGGTCGGCACCGACACCGAGGGCCGGATGAGCGCGGACGCCCTGGGGGAGACCCTCGTCGACATCGAGCGCACCGGCGACACCGTGATCGCCGTCGTCGCCACCGCGGGCACCACCGACCGCGGCCGCATCGACCCGCTGGGCCCGATCGCCGACCTGTGCGACGCCGTCGGCACCTGGCTGCACGTCGACGCCGCCTACGGCTGCGGGCTGCTGGTCAGCCCCGCGCGCCGGCACCTGCTCGACGGCATCGAGCGGGCCCGCAGCGTCACCGTCGACTTCCACAAGTCGTTCTTCCAGCCCGTCTCCTCCAGCGCCCTGATCGTGCGCGAGCGGGCCGACCTCGCCCCCGTGGCCTGGCACGCCGACTACCTCAACCCGAGCGAGGAGCTCGGCGAGCCCACCCCCGACCTCAACCAGGTCGACAAGTCCCTGCAGACCACGCGCCGCTTCGACGCGCTCAAGCTCTGGGTCACGCTGCGTGCCCTCGGTGCGGACGGCATCGGCGCCATGGTGGACGCCGTCTGCGACCTGACCGCCGCCGTGCACCAGGACCTCGCCACGGACCGCGACTTCCGCCTCGTCGGGGGCACCGACCTGTCCACCGTCCTGTTCCGCTACGAGCCCGACGGCCTCGACGTCGAGCGCGCCGACGCGCTCGTGCCCCAGGTGCGGCGCGTCCTGTTCGACTCGGGCCGCACCCTGGTCGCCAAGACCGTGATCGACGGCCGCCCCTGCCTCAAGCTGACCCTGCTCAACCCCGACGCCACGCTCGCCGACATCCGCGGCGTGCTGGAGCTCGTCCGCTCCGCCGCCCACGGGCTGCTCGCGGGGGAGGCGCTCGCGGACACCGAGGAGCCGCCGTGCCGGGACGTGCACCCGCGGCTCGCCCGCAGCGAGGAGGAGGCGCGATGA
- a CDS encoding SigE family RNA polymerase sigma factor: MTHTLRRTRRREPAPEDGAGEFAVVRTGADPVAQFTAFVHARTPALYRIAYLLCGDEHRAKDLVQIAFERTFKAWKKVGDGDPFAYARRVVATARIDTWRRTRREVLTDDPVNVQHRPSVLAFDGELLDRDQLVRALLELTLKQRRVVVLRYMLDRSEADTAAELGISVGTVKSTAAHALGRLRTLVVPATSGDRS; the protein is encoded by the coding sequence ATGACGCACACACTGCGGCGCACCAGGCGCCGCGAACCAGCACCGGAGGACGGCGCCGGCGAGTTCGCCGTCGTACGCACTGGTGCCGACCCGGTCGCGCAGTTCACGGCGTTCGTGCACGCCAGGACCCCCGCGCTGTACCGCATCGCCTACCTGCTGTGCGGCGACGAGCACCGCGCCAAGGACCTCGTGCAGATCGCCTTCGAACGCACCTTCAAGGCCTGGAAGAAGGTGGGCGACGGCGACCCGTTCGCCTACGCGCGCCGGGTCGTGGCGACGGCACGCATCGACACGTGGCGCCGCACCCGTCGTGAGGTGCTCACCGACGACCCCGTGAACGTCCAGCACCGGCCGAGCGTGCTGGCCTTCGACGGCGAGCTTCTCGACCGCGACCAGCTCGTCCGCGCGCTGCTGGAGCTCACGCTCAAGCAGCGCCGCGTCGTCGTGCTGCGGTACATGCTCGACCGCTCCGAGGCGGACACCGCAGCCGAGCTCGGCATCTCCGTCGGCACCGTGAAGTCGACGGCCGCACACGCACTCGGGCGCCTGCGCACCCTCGTGGTGCCCGCCACCTCAGGAGACCGATCATGA
- a CDS encoding alpha/beta fold hydrolase — MILSHDVTGSGPAVLLLHAGVADSRMWEPQRAPLAEHHRVIRCDLRGYGNTPLTSAAFDNAGDVKALLDSLGARPVAVVAASAGGKVALQVASAWPDLVSHLVLINSAFAMPPTRSVQRFARREDALLEAGDVDGATELNVATWLGPDADDDARELVRTMQRRAFDVQLAAGEDINQEPGPEIDLGAITAHTLIVSGGQDLDHFRAIANHLAGQIPGAKHTQLGWAGHLPNLERPAETTALISEFLDDFRG; from the coding sequence ATGATCCTCAGCCACGACGTCACGGGCTCCGGCCCAGCCGTCCTCCTCCTGCACGCCGGCGTCGCCGACTCCCGGATGTGGGAGCCCCAGCGCGCGCCCCTGGCGGAGCACCACCGCGTCATCCGCTGCGACCTGCGCGGTTACGGCAACACCCCGCTGACCAGCGCGGCCTTCGACAACGCGGGCGACGTCAAGGCGCTGCTCGACTCGCTCGGCGCGCGGCCCGTCGCGGTCGTCGCGGCGTCGGCGGGCGGCAAGGTCGCCCTCCAGGTGGCCTCCGCGTGGCCCGACCTGGTGTCCCACCTGGTGCTGATCAACTCCGCCTTCGCGATGCCGCCCACCCGTTCGGTGCAGCGGTTCGCGCGCCGCGAGGACGCGCTCCTGGAGGCCGGCGACGTCGACGGCGCCACCGAGCTCAACGTCGCCACCTGGCTCGGCCCCGACGCCGACGACGACGCCCGCGAGCTGGTGCGCACCATGCAGCGCCGGGCCTTCGACGTGCAGCTCGCCGCCGGAGAAGACATCAACCAGGAGCCCGGCCCCGAGATCGACCTGGGGGCGATCACGGCGCACACGCTGATCGTCTCCGGCGGTCAGGACCTCGACCACTTCCGCGCCATCGCGAACCACCTGGCCGGGCAGATCCCCGGGGCCAAGCACACCCAGCTCGGCTGGGCCGGCCACCTGCCGAACCTGGAGCGCCCCGCGGAGACGACGGCGCTGATCAGCGAGTTCCTGGACGACTTCCGCGGCTGA
- a CDS encoding DUF1990 family protein, which yields MQLTRPDLARVLERAVAVEPVADVGWLAAPPPRSRVLRRRVALELGASLTDTADALFGWAVHRGAGLTIAPSGPVALGVTVVQAVRVGPLWFTAPCRVVDVVRGPDEAGFTYATLPHHPETGVESFRVLRDGDGLVFEIHAAARHDFWGSRIVPPAAHRVQDRVTAGYLAAARDLSRGSRPGTR from the coding sequence GTGCAGCTCACCCGGCCCGACCTCGCCCGTGTCCTGGAACGTGCCGTCGCCGTCGAGCCGGTGGCCGACGTCGGCTGGCTGGCCGCACCGCCCCCGCGCAGCCGGGTGCTGCGCCGCCGCGTGGCGCTGGAGCTGGGCGCGTCGCTCACGGACACGGCCGACGCGCTGTTCGGCTGGGCCGTGCACCGCGGCGCCGGGCTGACGATCGCCCCGAGCGGCCCGGTCGCGCTCGGCGTCACCGTGGTGCAGGCCGTGCGGGTCGGGCCGCTGTGGTTCACCGCCCCGTGCCGGGTGGTCGACGTCGTCCGGGGACCGGACGAGGCCGGCTTCACCTACGCGACGCTGCCGCACCACCCGGAGACGGGGGTCGAGTCGTTCCGCGTGCTGCGCGACGGCGACGGTCTCGTCTTCGAGATCCACGCCGCGGCACGGCACGACTTCTGGGGCTCGCGGATCGTGCCGCCGGCCGCGCACCGGGTGCAGGACCGCGTGACGGCCGGCTACCTGGCCGCGGCCCGAGACCTCAGCCGCGGAAGTCGTCCAGGAACTCGCTGA
- a CDS encoding alpha/beta fold hydrolase yields the protein MTETLVDVPGALLCAETFGDPADPAILLIGGIAGPMDWWHADFCQALADGGPPGSNGGGRFVVRYDHRDTGRSRTDPPGAPSYTGDDLSLDPVRLLDALGIGRAHLAGVSMGGGIAQQTAIEHRRRVASLTLMSTSPVTHDPDGPTLPGPTPQASAQFHDPPPDPDWGDTEAVVRWLVDAERAFSGPGFDEADTLATARQVVARSLDPAAAANHFLVESRPVRGTLADVAGPTLVLHGDADPLFPPEHGAALAAAITGARLVLLPGVGHQYPPRSVWDVVVPEMLAISAGA from the coding sequence ATGACGGAGACCCTTGTCGACGTACCGGGCGCGCTCCTGTGCGCCGAGACCTTCGGCGACCCGGCCGACCCGGCCATCCTGCTGATCGGCGGGATCGCGGGCCCCATGGACTGGTGGCACGCGGACTTCTGCCAGGCCCTGGCCGACGGCGGCCCGCCAGGTAGCAACGGCGGCGGCCGGTTCGTCGTCCGCTACGACCACCGCGACACGGGCCGCTCCCGGACCGACCCGCCCGGGGCGCCGTCGTACACCGGGGACGACCTCTCGCTGGACCCGGTGCGCCTCCTGGACGCGCTGGGGATCGGCCGCGCGCACCTGGCCGGGGTGTCGATGGGAGGCGGGATCGCGCAGCAGACGGCGATCGAGCACCGGCGGCGGGTCGCGTCCCTCACGCTGATGTCGACCAGCCCGGTCACGCACGACCCGGACGGCCCCACCCTGCCCGGCCCGACGCCGCAGGCGAGCGCGCAGTTCCACGACCCGCCGCCGGACCCCGACTGGGGCGACACCGAGGCGGTCGTGCGGTGGCTGGTCGACGCCGAGCGGGCGTTCTCCGGGCCGGGCTTCGACGAGGCGGACACGCTCGCGACGGCGCGGCAGGTCGTCGCGCGGTCGCTCGACCCGGCCGCGGCGGCCAACCACTTCCTCGTCGAGAGCCGCCCTGTACGCGGCACGCTCGCCGACGTCGCCGGGCCGACCCTGGTGCTGCACGGCGACGCCGACCCGCTGTTCCCGCCCGAGCACGGCGCCGCGCTGGCGGCCGCGATCACCGGTGCCCGGCTCGTGCTGCTGCCCGGCGTCGGGCACCAGTACCCGCCGCGCTCCGTGTGGGACGTGGTGGTGCCGGAGATGCTCGCGATCAGCGCTGGGGCGTGA
- a CDS encoding cytochrome P450, with protein MTVTTTTRSERLADLVGLTDLMPLSETTSASDPAKVYERLRARWGNVAPVLLEPGVPAWLVLGHRELATVLRNEGLFSRDASNWGLFADGTVRPDSGVGGVLAPRDGIYYVDGPRHRHLRRLVDDAFESVDEHRLATTVEYWCGLALDRVLAKGEADLVSDYARAVPLLVMSTMFGLDPEQARAMLGHSRRVFQARGAAGAEALNAQRALISDLIADRRAAPADDLTSAILRHPSAPTDLDAQSAVSATLILGSEFEVGWITQALRMRLTDPRFDGRSGGRPSASDTLEAVLGSTPPAPNAAPRFALADTTLGDRQIAAGDAVVPGILGASAESRGNGDDIWLESGNLSYLTWGAGPHACPARRPATVIAQITVAAALRRLGGVTLTVPADAVRSAGTLWSSVPRELPVRFEVPQQTRPVTPQGQTARPVTPQR; from the coding sequence ATGACAGTCACGACGACCACCCGGTCGGAGCGCCTGGCCGACCTGGTCGGCCTGACCGACCTGATGCCGCTGAGCGAGACGACGAGCGCCTCCGATCCGGCGAAGGTGTACGAGCGGCTGCGCGCCCGGTGGGGCAACGTCGCGCCGGTGCTGCTGGAGCCCGGCGTGCCCGCCTGGCTCGTGCTCGGGCACCGGGAGCTGGCCACGGTGCTGCGCAACGAGGGCCTGTTCTCGCGCGACGCGAGCAACTGGGGCCTGTTCGCGGACGGCACGGTCCGCCCGGACAGCGGCGTCGGCGGGGTGCTGGCCCCGCGCGACGGCATCTACTACGTGGACGGCCCCCGGCACCGGCACCTGCGCCGCCTGGTCGACGACGCCTTCGAGAGCGTCGACGAGCACCGGCTCGCGACCACGGTCGAGTACTGGTGCGGCCTCGCGCTGGACCGCGTGCTGGCGAAGGGCGAGGCCGACCTGGTCAGCGACTACGCGCGCGCCGTCCCGCTGCTCGTGATGTCCACGATGTTCGGGCTCGACCCGGAGCAGGCCCGCGCGATGCTCGGGCACTCCCGCCGCGTCTTCCAGGCCAGGGGAGCGGCGGGCGCCGAGGCGCTCAACGCGCAGCGCGCGCTGATCTCCGACCTCATCGCGGACCGCCGCGCGGCGCCTGCGGACGACCTGACCTCCGCGATCCTGCGGCACCCGAGCGCGCCCACGGACCTGGACGCGCAGAGCGCCGTCTCGGCGACGCTCATCCTGGGCAGCGAGTTCGAGGTCGGCTGGATCACGCAGGCCCTGCGCATGCGCCTGACCGACCCCCGGTTCGACGGGCGCTCGGGCGGCCGCCCGTCGGCGTCGGACACCCTGGAGGCCGTGCTCGGCTCGACGCCGCCGGCCCCGAACGCGGCACCCCGCTTCGCGCTCGCCGACACGACGCTCGGCGACCGGCAGATCGCCGCGGGCGACGCCGTCGTGCCCGGCATCCTCGGCGCGAGCGCCGAGTCCCGTGGGAACGGCGACGACATCTGGCTGGAGTCGGGCAACCTCTCCTACCTGACGTGGGGCGCCGGCCCGCACGCCTGCCCCGCGCGCCGCCCCGCGACGGTGATCGCGCAGATCACGGTCGCGGCCGCGCTGCGCCGCCTGGGCGGCGTCACCCTCACGGTGCCCGCGGACGCGGTGCGCTCGGCCGGCACGCTCTGGTCGTCCGTGCCCCGCGAGCTGCCCGTGCGGTTCGAGGTACCCCAGCAGACTCGCCCGGTCACGCCGCAGGGTCAGACGGCGCGCCCGGTCACGCCCCAGCGCTGA